A window of Littorina saxatilis isolate snail1 linkage group LG7, US_GU_Lsax_2.0, whole genome shotgun sequence contains these coding sequences:
- the LOC138971825 gene encoding ADP-ribosylation factor 6, which produces MGKLLSKIFGNKEMRILMLGLDAAGKTTLLYKMKLGQSVTTIPTVGFNVETVSYKNVKFNVWDVGGQDKIRPLWRHYYTGTQGLIFVVDCADRDRIDEARQELHRIINDREMRDAIILVFANKQDLPDAMKPHEIQEKLGLTRIRDRNWYVQPSCATTGDGLCEGLTWLTSNHKS; this is translated from the exons ATGGGGAAGCTGTTGTCAAAGATTTTTGGCAATAAGGAGATGAGAATTCTCATGCTGGGGCTAGATGCTGCGGGAAAAACCA CTCTTCTGTACAAAATGAAATTAGGGCAGTCCGTGACAACTATTCCAACTGTGGGATTCAACGTAGAAACTGTTAGCTACAAGAATGTCAAATTCAATGTATGG GACGTGGGAGGGCAGGACAAGATACGACCGTTATGGCGGCACTACTACACAGGAACGCAGGGCCTAATATTTGTGGTAGACTGCGCTGACCGTGACCGCATCGATGAGGCGCGACAGGAGTTGCATCGCATTATTAACGACCGTGAGATGAGGGACGCCATCATCCTAGTTTTTGCCAACAAACAAGATCTTCCAGATG CCATGAAGCCTCACGAAATACAAGAAAAGCTGGGCCTGACGAGGATACGAGACCGAAATTGGTACGTTCAGCCATCTTGTGCCACCACGGGGGACGGCCTGTGCGAAGGACTGACGTGGCTCACGTCCAATCACAAGTCTTGA